The following DNA comes from Methanobrevibacter ruminantium.
CGTCAGCTAAGTATAATCTTTCTCTTGAGATGGTTTCTTCAGAAACTTCATATCCTAAGTCTTTTGCAATGGTCATGATACTGTCTCTGGTAATTCCTCTAAGGATGGAGGAACCTAAATCTGGAGTGATGATTTTACCATTTTCTACGATGAAAATGTTTTCTCCACTACCTTCTGCAACATGTCCGTGATAATCTAATTGAATAGCTTCATCGTATCCATGTTCTCCTGCTTCCAAGTTAGCAAGCTGGGAGTTCATGTAGTTAGCTGCAGCTTTTGCAAGTACAGGTAAGGTACCTGGTGCTGGTTTTCTCCAAGTGGAAATGCCGATGTTTGCACCTTGTTCCATTTCCTCTTCTCCAATGTATGCTCCCCATTCCCATACAGCAATGGTTGTATTTACAGGACAGTTTAATGGGTTTACACCTAATTCACCAAATCCTCTGTAGGTAATTGGTCTGATGTAACAGCTTTTTAAGTTGTTTTCCTTAATGGTTTCTATGATTGCATCACAGATTTCTTCTTGAGTAAATGGAATTTCCATTTTGTAAATTTTAGCGGAATCAAATAATCTTTGTACGTGTTCTTTTAAACGGAATACAGCAGGTCCATTTTCAGTTTCATAACATCTTATACCTTCGAATACTGCAGTCCCATAGTGGACTACGTGGGAGAGAACGCTGATTTTAGCATCTTTTAATGCTACAAATTCTCCATCCATCCAAACTTTTAAATTTTCATCAAATGCCATTTTTTCACCTTTTGTTTTTTAAAAGTATTTATTCAATGTCAAATTTTGTGTTAATGTAGTTAATTTAAGGGATTGTTTTATTTAATCAGCTATTTGGCCGATTAATAGTTTTTAAAAAATAATTCCTTTATTAGTTATTTATTTCTTATATTTTAAATATATTGCTTATTATAAAGATTTTCCATAAGATA
Coding sequences within:
- a CDS encoding branched-chain amino acid transaminase, producing the protein MAFDENLKVWMDGEFVALKDAKISVLSHVVHYGTAVFEGIRCYETENGPAVFRLKEHVQRLFDSAKIYKMEIPFTQEEICDAIIETIKENNLKSCYIRPITYRGFGELGVNPLNCPVNTTIAVWEWGAYIGEEEMEQGANIGISTWRKPAPGTLPVLAKAAANYMNSQLANLEAGEHGYDEAIQLDYHGHVAEGSGENIFIVENGKIITPDLGSSILRGITRDSIMTIAKDLGYEVSEETISRERLYLADEVFFTGSAAEVTPIRAIDNRQIGIGSRGPVTKELQEKYFDAVYGKSEDIHNWLTYVE